One genomic region from Nostoc sphaeroides encodes:
- a CDS encoding RNA-guided endonuclease InsQ/TnpB family protein, translated as MTFRLYPNEKTELTLRYHRKLHKDLYNAAVNNRFNQYKIYNHKVDYFEQQNCLPAFKEVWLEYKELPSHALQATLKRVDYAFERWFKGLGKRPRFKSIRHYSGWTYPDCAGFKLESDGENGYLGLSKIGRIQMRGQAKYWGKPTTCTILYRNGKWYASITVNVLDQALKPEILPCGAIGIDFGCKSALSITDGENHQQIDAPKFLRNAEHLIKKASKDKRRKRAPNRKKKIKASRRFKKAQLKVSKLNRKVANQRQNWVHQVATQITRSNSMVATETLVVKNMTSKPKKGSSHKQKAGLNKSILDVGFGMLRNAIKYKVEQIGGVFIEVPTRLVKPSQTCPKCGHQHKKTLDIRVHECGVCSYRQDRDIAAAQVMLYWSKGNLPGSGTVLADAESSSSTSSTKARKQAGSMRQLGAKKRQKSQSNFAKNKLEDAETSSSSEAS; from the coding sequence ATGACCTTTCGTTTATACCCAAATGAAAAAACTGAATTAACATTGCGGTATCACCGAAAGCTCCACAAGGACTTGTACAATGCCGCAGTAAACAACAGATTTAACCAGTACAAAATCTATAATCACAAAGTTGATTATTTTGAGCAGCAAAACTGTTTACCTGCGTTTAAAGAAGTTTGGTTAGAATATAAAGAGCTTCCAAGTCATGCACTACAAGCAACTTTAAAACGTGTTGATTACGCCTTTGAACGTTGGTTTAAGGGATTGGGTAAACGACCTAGATTTAAATCAATTCGGCATTATTCGGGATGGACTTATCCAGATTGTGCAGGTTTTAAGCTAGAGTCAGACGGAGAGAATGGGTATTTGGGTCTGTCTAAGATTGGGCGTATTCAAATGCGTGGACAGGCTAAATATTGGGGCAAACCAACTACTTGCACCATTCTTTATCGTAATGGTAAATGGTACGCCTCAATTACTGTCAATGTATTAGACCAAGCTCTCAAACCAGAGATTCTACCCTGTGGTGCTATTGGTATTGACTTTGGATGTAAATCTGCTTTATCAATTACTGATGGTGAAAATCACCAACAAATTGATGCTCCCAAGTTTTTGAGGAATGCAGAACATCTAATCAAAAAAGCATCTAAGGATAAAAGACGTAAACGTGCGCCGAATAGAAAGAAAAAAATAAAAGCTTCTAGACGGTTTAAAAAAGCTCAATTAAAGGTTAGTAAACTTAACCGCAAAGTTGCTAACCAACGCCAAAATTGGGTACACCAAGTTGCCACACAAATAACACGCAGTAATAGCATGGTGGCAACTGAAACTCTAGTTGTCAAAAACATGACTAGTAAACCTAAAAAAGGCTCTTCGCATAAACAAAAGGCTGGACTAAATAAGTCTATCCTTGATGTTGGATTTGGAATGCTACGCAACGCCATCAAATATAAAGTAGAACAAATTGGTGGTGTATTTATCGAGGTTCCAACCCGCCTTGTAAAGCCTTCTCAAACCTGCCCTAAATGTGGACACCAGCACAAGAAAACACTCGATATCCGAGTACATGAGTGCGGTGTTTGTAGTTATCGTCAGGATAGAGATATTGCTGCTGCCCAGGTTATGCTTTATTGGAGTAAAGGGAATCTGCCGGGGTCAGGAACTGTCCTCGCAGACGCAGAGTCGTCTAGCTCTACTTCATCCACCAAGGCGCGAAAGCAAGCTGGAAGTATGAGGCAACTAGGGGCGAAGAAGCGTCAGAAATCTCAAAGCAACTTTGCTAAAAACAAGCTAGAGGATGCAGAAACCTCTAGCTCAAGCGAAGCTAGCTAG
- a CDS encoding type II toxin-antitoxin system Phd/YefM family antitoxin, which produces MKKVTLTELSNNIERLLDEVLETGIPLEINKNGKLLKIVPIEKKDKLKNLTLKSDAIQGNPGDLVNISWQQEINIDLS; this is translated from the coding sequence ATGAAAAAGGTTACACTAACGGAATTAAGTAATAATATTGAGCGTCTACTAGATGAGGTGCTAGAAACAGGTATTCCACTAGAAATTAACAAAAATGGTAAGTTATTAAAAATTGTTCCTATAGAAAAAAAAGATAAACTTAAAAACTTAACATTGAAATCTGATGCTATTCAAGGAAATCCAGGTGATTTAGTTAATATCAGTTGGCAACAGGAGATTAATATTGATTTATCTTGA
- a CDS encoding type II toxin-antitoxin system VapC family toxin, producing the protein MIYLDTHVVAWLYAGLTDKLTDIAKTLINDNDVYISPIVRLELQYLYEIKRLKDKPDVIIPNLSEEIGLQICDQNFNDIISSSLTITWTRDPFDRIITANALLNNNILLSKDEKILNNYLYAKWRD; encoded by the coding sequence TTGATTTATCTTGACACTCATGTAGTAGCATGGCTCTATGCTGGCTTGACAGATAAATTAACTGATATCGCTAAAACATTAATTAATGATAATGACGTTTATATTTCGCCAATTGTGAGATTAGAGTTACAGTATTTATATGAAATCAAACGTCTTAAAGATAAACCGGATGTGATTATTCCTAACCTGTCCGAGGAAATTGGTTTACAAATATGTGATCAAAACTTTAATGATATTATCAGTAGTAGCTTAACTATTACTTGGACTCGCGATCCTTTTGATCGGATTATTACGGCGAATGCTTTATTAAATAATAATATATTACTGAGCAAAGATGAAAAGATTCTGAATAACTACCTGTATGCAAAATGGCGTGATTAA
- a CDS encoding Uma2 family endonuclease translates to MTQTTTERLYSFEEYLAYNDGTDSRYELVDGKLERMNPPTFRHLLISDFIQDNFKAEINRLSLPWLCFREAGVRTGWRKSRLPDVYVVKAEQVMGLLDESAVCQSAPILVVEVVSPDSIKRDYRYKRSEYAALEIPEYWIVDPIESKITILLLSEGLYEEKEFSGSQQIVSVTFPEIALTVEQVLSAGNVG, encoded by the coding sequence ATGACACAGACAACTACAGAGCGTCTATACTCTTTTGAAGAATATCTCGCTTATAACGATGGTACTGATAGCCGTTATGAACTGGTGGATGGGAAACTAGAACGCATGAATCCACCAACTTTTAGACATTTACTAATTTCTGACTTTATTCAGGATAACTTTAAGGCAGAAATCAATCGCTTGAGTTTACCTTGGCTATGCTTTAGAGAAGCGGGCGTGAGAACGGGATGGCGAAAGTCAAGATTGCCTGATGTTTATGTTGTAAAGGCTGAACAGGTAATGGGATTACTTGATGAATCTGCTGTTTGTCAGTCTGCGCCGATATTAGTAGTAGAAGTTGTCAGCCCTGATTCAATAAAACGCGATTATCGATATAAGCGTTCTGAATATGCAGCGTTAGAGATTCCTGAATATTGGATTGTAGATCCAATAGAGTCAAAAATTACGATTTTATTGTTGTCAGAAGGATTGTACGAGGAAAAAGAGTTTAGCGGGAGTCAGCAAATTGTATCTGTAACTTTCCCGGAAATTGCACTTACAGTTGAACAAGTTTTGTCTGCGGGTAATGTTGGTTAG
- a CDS encoding papain fold toxin domain-containing protein, whose protein sequence is MSKASLHSQLSAIASQFQVFQCVSCAIVLRQFLINQNISGKQVSLFTGSTEDPFCNIYHEHLRQNISINGRHEAIAVEINGQ, encoded by the coding sequence ATGAGCAAGGCTAGCCTTCACAGTCAACTGAGCGCGATCGCTTCACAATTCCAAGTTTTTCAATGTGTTTCTTGTGCTATTGTACTGCGTCAATTCCTGATTAATCAAAACATTTCTGGTAAACAGGTTAGTCTATTTACGGGTAGCACAGAAGATCCTTTCTGCAATATTTACCATGAACACCTCCGACAAAACATCTCCATTAATGGGCGACATGAAGCGATCGCCGTTGAAATTAATGGGCAATAA
- the crtR gene encoding beta-carotene hydroxylase, with protein sequence MITSEARKPLTIPPKEFLAPPGDFNPTLLLFLVAVAMLVLSNFGYWLWEWPHWLCFSVNTIALHCAGTVIHDACHQSAHRNRVMNAMLGHGSALMLAFAFPVFTRVHLQHHGHVNHPKDDPDHYVSTGGPLWLIAVRFLYHEVFFFQRRLWRKYELLEWFISRLIVGVIVYISVQYHFLGYILNFWFIPAFVVGIALGLFFDYLPHRPFAERDRWKNARVYPNPVLNILIMGQNYHLIHHLWPSIPWYNYQPAYYVMKPLLDEKGCYQTSGLLQKKDFFEFVYDIFLGIRFHHQKE encoded by the coding sequence ATGATCACATCGGAGGCACGAAAGCCACTGACAATCCCGCCGAAGGAATTTTTAGCGCCTCCTGGTGATTTTAATCCCACGCTACTGCTGTTTTTGGTAGCTGTAGCAATGCTGGTGTTATCTAACTTTGGTTACTGGCTTTGGGAATGGCCGCACTGGCTCTGCTTTAGCGTTAACACTATTGCCTTGCATTGTGCTGGGACGGTTATTCACGACGCTTGTCACCAATCCGCTCATCGCAACCGGGTAATGAATGCGATGTTAGGGCATGGCAGTGCGTTGATGCTAGCTTTTGCTTTTCCAGTGTTTACGCGGGTGCATTTACAGCATCATGGCCATGTCAACCATCCCAAGGACGACCCAGATCATTATGTTTCTACGGGTGGCCCACTGTGGCTAATTGCAGTGCGGTTTTTGTACCACGAGGTATTTTTCTTTCAACGGCGACTGTGGCGGAAATATGAGCTATTGGAATGGTTTATCAGCCGCTTAATTGTCGGTGTAATTGTTTATATATCAGTGCAATACCACTTTTTAGGTTACATTCTGAATTTTTGGTTTATACCAGCTTTTGTGGTGGGGATAGCACTGGGATTATTTTTTGACTATTTGCCCCATCGTCCTTTTGCGGAGCGCGATCGCTGGAAAAATGCTCGCGTCTACCCTAATCCAGTTCTCAATATTCTGATTATGGGACAGAATTACCACTTAATTCATCATTTGTGGCCTTCTATTCCTTGGTATAATTATCAGCCTGCATATTATGTTATGAAGCCTCTGTTAGATGAAAAAGGATGTTATCAAACTTCAGGATTGTTACAGAAAAAGGACTTTTTTGAATTTGTTTACGACATCTTTCTAGGAATTCGGTTTCATCATCAAAAAGAATAG